Proteins found in one Bombus terrestris chromosome 1, iyBomTerr1.2, whole genome shotgun sequence genomic segment:
- the LOC100642832 gene encoding protein diaphanous isoform X2, translated as MANRKDKTSVGFLDTWFGRPKKSGRGGGVRSGSGNNTIPRPHSGDDFNEIEQQRCIIERMDKETVNDKFEEMLANMNLTEEKKEPLRQQSETKKREMLVLHYKGSIQENRSKFDKPADYIQYLAQPDLSVNKIYNCIESLRIALTNNPLSWVQEFGTKGLKQVLATLNECYRNAFIYYDSDNRYERIQYECIRCLKAIMNNTVGIKEMLAHHEALTIVARSLEPTKPSVMSEAVKLLGAVCLISSDSHKKVLDAITMNGEFKGRERFLPIVQGLMNKKNENLRVECLQLINSIISSAEELDFRLHLRNEIMRVGLADILETLEKNESEDLARHLKIFNDHKEEDYEEFVQRFDHVRLELDDVNDCFEVIKNMVMETSAEPYFLSILQHLLFVRDDALVRPAYYKLIEECVSQIVLHRSGCDPDFSATKRFQIDVQPLIDTLVEKSRAEEERRLVEVSQKLEEAIASKQEAEAKLQHAENKIRELEQGGARSTGVNANVAKCSSAPGIVNPPPPPPLPLANAGGSGAGMPPPPPPPPLPGFGGPRPPPPPLPGFAGPPPPPMPGMASGSGPAPPPMPGFGPVPPPMMPGFVPSLNAAPQSLPLGLKPKKKWEVDAPLKRANWKAIMPHKLTEKSFWTKVQEDKLAKPEILDGLVQKFASKPSGKKIDDVVDKSAPSKKVKDLKVLDGKAAQNILILLNGTLKHTSYEEVKSCLLKCEGPVISDNILQGLIQYLPPPDQLSKLQLYKDQYDDLTEAEQFCITISTIKRLLPRLRSLSFMLRYEELVQDVKPDIVAGTAACEEVKGSKKFAKILELILLLGNYMNSGSKNGQAFGFEISFLTKLTSTKDVDNKQTLMHYLVDTIERQFPECLSFPEELAHVDRASRVSLENVQRTLRQMDSNIRNLEQDLSNAKIPQSNDDLFLHVMGPFAKKARESYEVLQNMFKHMDSLYTEISEFFSFDKQKYTIEEFFGDIKTFKDDFMHAQKEIIKLREGEEKQRRAREAREKAEAEKAARAARKRALVDMNAHETQEGVMDSLMEALQTGSAFSRPDQRRKRQVRAAGAERRAQLNRSRSRTGLVGTGLLGRELSTELLSSA; from the exons ATGGCCAACAGGAAAGACAAAACGTCTGTAGGTTTT CTGGACACATGGTTCGGCCGGCCAAAAAAGTCCGGGCGTGGAGGTGGGGTCAGAAGTGGTTCGGGAAACAACACTATACCACGACCCCATTCCGGTGATGATTTCAATGAAATTGAACAACAACGTTGTATCATCGAAAGAATGGACAAAGAGACGGTGAACGACAAATTCGAGGAGATGTTG GCCAACATGAATCTGACCGAGGAGAAGAAAGAGCCCTTGAGACAGCAATCGGAAACAAAGAAGAGGGAGATGCTGGTTTTGCATTACAAAGGTAGCATACAGGAAAATAGATCAAAATTTGATAAACCAGCGGATTACATACAGTATTTGGCACAACCCGATTTGAGCGTCAACAAAATCTACAACTGCATCGAGTCGTTAAGAATAGCGTTGACGAACAATCCTTTGAGTTGGGTTCAAGAATTCGGTACCAAAGGATTAAAACAGGTTTTAGCAACGCTCAACGAATGCTATCGGAA TGCCTTCATATATTACGATAg TGACAACCGGTACGAGCGAATACAGTACGAATGCATCCGATGTTTAAAGGCTATTATGAATAACACCGTCGGCATAAAGGAGATGTTGGCTCATCACGAAGCACTGACGATCGTAGCTAGATCGTTGGAGCCGACCAAACCATCGGTCATGTCCGAAGCTGTGAAATTGCTTGGCGCGGTTTGTCTCATTTCGAGCGACAGCCACAAGAAAGTCTTGGACGCGATCACCATGAACGGTGAATTCAAAGGAAGGGAAAGATTTTTACCGATCGTACAGGGCTTGATGAACAAGAAGAATGAGAACTTACGG GTGGAGTGCCTTCAACTTATCAATTCCATCATTTCTTCGGCCGAAGAACTAGACTTTAGATTGCATTTGCGAAATGAAATCATGCGGGTTGGTTTGGCTGATATTTTAGAGACATTGGAAAAgaacgaatccgaggatctggCCAGACATCTAAAAATTTTCAACGATCACAAGGAGGAAGATTACGAAGAATTTGTTCAAAGATTCGATCATGTTCGATTGGAATTGGACGACGTAAACGATTGTTTCGAAGTGATTAAAAATATGGTGATGGAAACATCCGCGGAACCATATTTTTTGTCGATACTTCAACATCTTTTATTCGTCAGAGACGATGCTCTGGTGAG GCCGGCCTACTATAAATTGATAGAGGAATGCGTATCGCAAATAGTGTTGCACCGTTCAGGCTGTGATCCGGATTTTAGCGCAACCAAGCGCTTTCAAATCGACGTTCAACCGTTGATTGATACTTTGGTTGAAAAATCGCGGGCAGAGGAAGAAAGACGATTGGTCGAAGTATCGCAAAAGTTGGAGGAGGCCATAGCTAGTAAGCAGGAAGCGGAGGCGAAACTCCAACACGCGGAGAACAAGATCAGGGAGCTTGAACAAGGAGGAGCGAGATCGACCGGTGTTAACGCT AATGTTGCGAAGTGTTCGTCCGCACCAGGAATAGTCAATCCACCGCCACCTCCACCGCTTCCGCTTGCAAATGCGGGCGGATCCGGAGCGGGAatgccaccgccgccgccgccgccaccgctaCCAGGTTTCGGCGGGCCGCGACCACCTCCGCCACCTCTTCCCGGATTTGCGGGACCTCCGCCACCGCCTATGCCTGGTATGGCATCGGGATCGGGACCGGCACCTCCACCGATGCCAGGATTCGGTCCTGTACCTCCACCGATGATGCCTGGGTTCGTTCCAAGCTTGAACGCTGCACCACAATCGCTACCTTTAGGACTGAAGCCGAAGAAAAAGTGGGAAGTTGACGCACCGTTGAAGAGAGCAAACTGGAAGGCG ATCATGCCTCATAAACTTACGGAAAAATCGTTTTGGACAAAAGTGCAAGAGGATAAGTTGGCCAAGCCCGAAATATTAGACGGCTTAGTTCAAAAGTTCGCATCAAAACCGAGTGGGAAGAAAATCGACGATGTCGTGGACAA ATCAGCTCCGTCGAAGAAAGTTAAAGACCTAAAAGTCCTGGATGGCAAAGCTGCACAAAATATTCTTATACTGCTTAATGGTACTTTAAAACACACGTCGTACGAAGAGGTCAAGTCGTGTTTACTTAAGTGCGAAGGACCCGTTATCTCGGACAATATACTTCAAGGACTGATACAGTATTTACCACCACCGGACCAACTGTCGAAGCTACAACTTTACAAAGACCAGTACGACGACTTGACAGAGGCCGAACAATTTTGCATTACC ATATCAACGATCAAGAGATTATTGCCGAGACTGAGATCGTTAAGTTTCATGTTACGATACGAAGAACTGGTGCAAGATGTAAAGCCGGACATAGTAGCGGGGACGGCAGCCTGCGAAGAAGTAAAAGGTAGCAAAAAATTTGCCAAAATTCTCGAACTTATTCTGCTGCTTGGCAATTACATGAATTCTGGCTCGAAAAACGGCCAAGCCTTCGGATTCGAGATCAGTTTTCTTACAAAG TTAACGAGCACCAAGGACGTCGACAACAAACAAACTCTGATGCACTATTTGGTGGACACGATAGAGCGACAATTTCCCGAGTGTCTGAGCTTCCCAGAAGAGTTAGCGCACGTGGACAGAGCTAGTCGTGTTTCCTTAGAAAATGTACAGAGAACGTTGCGACAGATGGATTCCAATATTCGAAATCTTGAACAAGATTTATCGAATGCCAAAATCCCACAATCGAATGACGATTTGTTCCTGCATGTTATGGGT CCTTTTGCGAAGAAAGCCCGTGAATCTTACGAAGTTcttcaaaatatgtttaaacatATGGACAGTTTGTACACCGAAATTTCggaattcttttctttcgacAAGCAAAAGTACACGATCGAAGAATTTTTTGGAGATATAAAAACGTTTAAAGACGATTTTATG CATGCtcagaaagaaataataaaactacGAGAGGGAGAAGAGAAGCAAAGACGAGCGAGAGAGGCACGAGAAAAAGCAGAAGCGGAGAAAGCAGCACGGGCTGCACGGAAACGAGCACTGGTTGACATGAACGCCCACGAAACGCAGGAAGGTGTCATGGACAGCTTAATGGAGGCTCTTCAAACTGGTTCCGCTTTCAGTCGGCCGGATCAACGACGAAAACGTCAAGTACGCGCCGCTGGTG CAGAGAGAAGAGCTCAACTTAATAGAAGTCGATCGCGTACAGGATTAGTCGGGACTGGTTTACTGGGAAGGGAACTTTCGAC AGAACTGTTAAGCTCGGCATAA
- the LOC100642832 gene encoding protein diaphanous isoform X1, producing MANRKDKTSVGFLDTWFGRPKKSGRGGGVRSGSGNNTIPRPHSGDDFNEIEQQRCIIERMDKETVNDKFEEMLANMNLTEEKKEPLRQQSETKKREMLVLHYKGSIQENRSKFDKPADYIQYLAQPDLSVNKIYNCIESLRIALTNNPLSWVQEFGTKGLKQVLATLNECYRNDNRYERIQYECIRCLKAIMNNTVGIKEMLAHHEALTIVARSLEPTKPSVMSEAVKLLGAVCLISSDSHKKVLDAITMNGEFKGRERFLPIVQGLMNKKNENLRVECLQLINSIISSAEELDFRLHLRNEIMRVGLADILETLEKNESEDLARHLKIFNDHKEEDYEEFVQRFDHVRLELDDVNDCFEVIKNMVMETSAEPYFLSILQHLLFVRDDALVRPAYYKLIEECVSQIVLHRSGCDPDFSATKRFQIDVQPLIDTLVEKSRAEEERRLVEVSQKLEEAIASKQEAEAKLQHAENKIRELEQGGARSTGVNANVAKCSSAPGIVNPPPPPPLPLANAGGSGAGMPPPPPPPPLPGFGGPRPPPPPLPGFAGPPPPPMPGMASGSGPAPPPMPGFGPVPPPMMPGFVPSLNAAPQSLPLGLKPKKKWEVDAPLKRANWKAIMPHKLTEKSFWTKVQEDKLAKPEILDGLVQKFASKPSGKKIDDVVDKSAPSKKVKDLKVLDGKAAQNILILLNGTLKHTSYEEVKSCLLKCEGPVISDNILQGLIQYLPPPDQLSKLQLYKDQYDDLTEAEQFCITISTIKRLLPRLRSLSFMLRYEELVQDVKPDIVAGTAACEEVKGSKKFAKILELILLLGNYMNSGSKNGQAFGFEISFLTKLTSTKDVDNKQTLMHYLVDTIERQFPECLSFPEELAHVDRASRVSLENVQRTLRQMDSNIRNLEQDLSNAKIPQSNDDLFLHVMGPFAKKARESYEVLQNMFKHMDSLYTEISEFFSFDKQKYTIEEFFGDIKTFKDDFMHAQKEIIKLREGEEKQRRAREAREKAEAEKAARAARKRALVDMNAHETQEGVMDSLMEALQTGSAFSRPDQRRKRQVRAAGAERRAQLNRSRSRTGLVGTGLLGRELSTAPILGWPLAEENCRTNEAN from the exons ATGGCCAACAGGAAAGACAAAACGTCTGTAGGTTTT CTGGACACATGGTTCGGCCGGCCAAAAAAGTCCGGGCGTGGAGGTGGGGTCAGAAGTGGTTCGGGAAACAACACTATACCACGACCCCATTCCGGTGATGATTTCAATGAAATTGAACAACAACGTTGTATCATCGAAAGAATGGACAAAGAGACGGTGAACGACAAATTCGAGGAGATGTTG GCCAACATGAATCTGACCGAGGAGAAGAAAGAGCCCTTGAGACAGCAATCGGAAACAAAGAAGAGGGAGATGCTGGTTTTGCATTACAAAGGTAGCATACAGGAAAATAGATCAAAATTTGATAAACCAGCGGATTACATACAGTATTTGGCACAACCCGATTTGAGCGTCAACAAAATCTACAACTGCATCGAGTCGTTAAGAATAGCGTTGACGAACAATCCTTTGAGTTGGGTTCAAGAATTCGGTACCAAAGGATTAAAACAGGTTTTAGCAACGCTCAACGAATGCTATCGGAA TGACAACCGGTACGAGCGAATACAGTACGAATGCATCCGATGTTTAAAGGCTATTATGAATAACACCGTCGGCATAAAGGAGATGTTGGCTCATCACGAAGCACTGACGATCGTAGCTAGATCGTTGGAGCCGACCAAACCATCGGTCATGTCCGAAGCTGTGAAATTGCTTGGCGCGGTTTGTCTCATTTCGAGCGACAGCCACAAGAAAGTCTTGGACGCGATCACCATGAACGGTGAATTCAAAGGAAGGGAAAGATTTTTACCGATCGTACAGGGCTTGATGAACAAGAAGAATGAGAACTTACGG GTGGAGTGCCTTCAACTTATCAATTCCATCATTTCTTCGGCCGAAGAACTAGACTTTAGATTGCATTTGCGAAATGAAATCATGCGGGTTGGTTTGGCTGATATTTTAGAGACATTGGAAAAgaacgaatccgaggatctggCCAGACATCTAAAAATTTTCAACGATCACAAGGAGGAAGATTACGAAGAATTTGTTCAAAGATTCGATCATGTTCGATTGGAATTGGACGACGTAAACGATTGTTTCGAAGTGATTAAAAATATGGTGATGGAAACATCCGCGGAACCATATTTTTTGTCGATACTTCAACATCTTTTATTCGTCAGAGACGATGCTCTGGTGAG GCCGGCCTACTATAAATTGATAGAGGAATGCGTATCGCAAATAGTGTTGCACCGTTCAGGCTGTGATCCGGATTTTAGCGCAACCAAGCGCTTTCAAATCGACGTTCAACCGTTGATTGATACTTTGGTTGAAAAATCGCGGGCAGAGGAAGAAAGACGATTGGTCGAAGTATCGCAAAAGTTGGAGGAGGCCATAGCTAGTAAGCAGGAAGCGGAGGCGAAACTCCAACACGCGGAGAACAAGATCAGGGAGCTTGAACAAGGAGGAGCGAGATCGACCGGTGTTAACGCT AATGTTGCGAAGTGTTCGTCCGCACCAGGAATAGTCAATCCACCGCCACCTCCACCGCTTCCGCTTGCAAATGCGGGCGGATCCGGAGCGGGAatgccaccgccgccgccgccgccaccgctaCCAGGTTTCGGCGGGCCGCGACCACCTCCGCCACCTCTTCCCGGATTTGCGGGACCTCCGCCACCGCCTATGCCTGGTATGGCATCGGGATCGGGACCGGCACCTCCACCGATGCCAGGATTCGGTCCTGTACCTCCACCGATGATGCCTGGGTTCGTTCCAAGCTTGAACGCTGCACCACAATCGCTACCTTTAGGACTGAAGCCGAAGAAAAAGTGGGAAGTTGACGCACCGTTGAAGAGAGCAAACTGGAAGGCG ATCATGCCTCATAAACTTACGGAAAAATCGTTTTGGACAAAAGTGCAAGAGGATAAGTTGGCCAAGCCCGAAATATTAGACGGCTTAGTTCAAAAGTTCGCATCAAAACCGAGTGGGAAGAAAATCGACGATGTCGTGGACAA ATCAGCTCCGTCGAAGAAAGTTAAAGACCTAAAAGTCCTGGATGGCAAAGCTGCACAAAATATTCTTATACTGCTTAATGGTACTTTAAAACACACGTCGTACGAAGAGGTCAAGTCGTGTTTACTTAAGTGCGAAGGACCCGTTATCTCGGACAATATACTTCAAGGACTGATACAGTATTTACCACCACCGGACCAACTGTCGAAGCTACAACTTTACAAAGACCAGTACGACGACTTGACAGAGGCCGAACAATTTTGCATTACC ATATCAACGATCAAGAGATTATTGCCGAGACTGAGATCGTTAAGTTTCATGTTACGATACGAAGAACTGGTGCAAGATGTAAAGCCGGACATAGTAGCGGGGACGGCAGCCTGCGAAGAAGTAAAAGGTAGCAAAAAATTTGCCAAAATTCTCGAACTTATTCTGCTGCTTGGCAATTACATGAATTCTGGCTCGAAAAACGGCCAAGCCTTCGGATTCGAGATCAGTTTTCTTACAAAG TTAACGAGCACCAAGGACGTCGACAACAAACAAACTCTGATGCACTATTTGGTGGACACGATAGAGCGACAATTTCCCGAGTGTCTGAGCTTCCCAGAAGAGTTAGCGCACGTGGACAGAGCTAGTCGTGTTTCCTTAGAAAATGTACAGAGAACGTTGCGACAGATGGATTCCAATATTCGAAATCTTGAACAAGATTTATCGAATGCCAAAATCCCACAATCGAATGACGATTTGTTCCTGCATGTTATGGGT CCTTTTGCGAAGAAAGCCCGTGAATCTTACGAAGTTcttcaaaatatgtttaaacatATGGACAGTTTGTACACCGAAATTTCggaattcttttctttcgacAAGCAAAAGTACACGATCGAAGAATTTTTTGGAGATATAAAAACGTTTAAAGACGATTTTATG CATGCtcagaaagaaataataaaactacGAGAGGGAGAAGAGAAGCAAAGACGAGCGAGAGAGGCACGAGAAAAAGCAGAAGCGGAGAAAGCAGCACGGGCTGCACGGAAACGAGCACTGGTTGACATGAACGCCCACGAAACGCAGGAAGGTGTCATGGACAGCTTAATGGAGGCTCTTCAAACTGGTTCCGCTTTCAGTCGGCCGGATCAACGACGAAAACGTCAAGTACGCGCCGCTGGTG CAGAGAGAAGAGCTCAACTTAATAGAAGTCGATCGCGTACAGGATTAGTCGGGACTGGTTTACTGGGAAGGGAACTTTCGAC GGCTCCGATCCTAGGGTGGCCACTTGCCGAGGAAAATTGCAGAACAAACGAAGCAAACTGA